In Alteromonas macleodii, the sequence CCTGGGCGAACAATATGCGCATTTTCAAAACCTTTGATCGAACGGACAAGATTCATTTGAACGTCAAAAGGCAAGCTGGTTGAAATACCGTTTGGATAAACCTCAATACTGTTTAAGCCCTCTGGCTCAACAAAAATTTGATGCGATGTCTTGTCAGCAAAGCGTGTGATCTTATCTTCAATGCTTGGGCAGTAACGCGGACCGATACCCTCGATTACGCCAGTGAACATTGGTGAGCGATCTAATCCACCGCGGATAATATCGTGAGTTTTTTCATTGGTATGTGTGATGTAACACGGGATTTGGGTAGGGTGCATACTTCTATCACCCATAAACGAGAATACCGGCGTTGGATTGTCACCAGGCTGAGGTTGCATCACAGAAAAATCTAATGAGCGTGCATCAAGTCTCGCTGGCGTCCCCGTTTTTAAACGCTCAACGCGAAACGGAAGTGCACGAAGTCTTTCTGCAAGAGCAATAGACGGTGGATCGCCCGCACGACCGCCGCGATAGTTCTCAAGACCAATGTGAATGGTGCCGCCAAGGAAGGTGCCTACTGTGAGCACAACTGACTTAGCTTTGAATTTCAGTCCCATTTGCGTAACCACACCGCAAACCTGATCGTTTTCAACAATAAGATCGTCGACGCTTTGTTGGAATAACGTCAGGTTTTCTTGGTTTTCAACAATGTCACGAATAGCATTTTTATACAGTGTGCGATCAGCTTGTGCACGAGTAGCGCGTACTGCTGGGCCCTTTGAAGAGTTCAATGTTCTAAATTGAATTCCACCTTTGTCGATAGCCAGTGCCATAGCGCCGCCTAACGCATCGATCTCTTTTACAAGATGGCCTTTACCGATCCCGCCGATTGCTGGGTTACAGGACATCTGACCGATCGTTTCGATATTGTGAGTTAGTAAAAGCGTATTTGCTCCCATGCGAGCAGCTGCAAGTGCCGCCTCTGTACCTGCATGTCCACCACCTACAACGATGACATCAAATGCTTCAGCATAAAACATGGTTAAACCTCACTATTAACTTACGATAAGCCGATTGAAAACTAATTTTTCTCAAGTAAAGACTGTCGAAAAAAGGGCGCGTATTTTATCTGACTTATTGGATAAAGAAAATGATTAAATTTTCCTCAAAACCTGTTTTTGAAAAGGTG encodes:
- the mnmG gene encoding tRNA uridine-5-carboxymethylaminomethyl(34) synthesis enzyme MnmG, producing MFYAEAFDVIVVGGGHAGTEAALAAARMGANTLLLTHNIETIGQMSCNPAIGGIGKGHLVKEIDALGGAMALAIDKGGIQFRTLNSSKGPAVRATRAQADRTLYKNAIRDIVENQENLTLFQQSVDDLIVENDQVCGVVTQMGLKFKAKSVVLTVGTFLGGTIHIGLENYRGGRAGDPPSIALAERLRALPFRVERLKTGTPARLDARSLDFSVMQPQPGDNPTPVFSFMGDRSMHPTQIPCYITHTNEKTHDIIRGGLDRSPMFTGVIEGIGPRYCPSIEDKITRFADKTSHQIFVEPEGLNSIEVYPNGISTSLPFDVQMNLVRSIKGFENAHIVRPGYAIEYDFFDPRDLKQTLETKFIQGLFFAGQINGTTGYEEAGAQGLVAGANAALQVQEKDPLILRRDQAYMGVLIDDLATMGTKEPYRMFTSRAEYRLLLREDNADSRLTSMGREVGLVDDARWAKYNEKMEAVEGELQRLRGQWIHPDHAATPELNPMLKNPVSREHSLEELIRRPEMTYSQLMEIESIGPGLDDPIAAEQVEIQIKYAGYIARQMDEIAKTQRHENTLLPVDMDFSKISGLSNEVVAKLTEARPETIGKASRISGITPAAISLLLVYLKKHGMLRKQEKISA